Proteins encoded in a region of the Chiloscyllium punctatum isolate Juve2018m chromosome 16, sChiPun1.3, whole genome shotgun sequence genome:
- the epha2b gene encoding ephrin type-A receptor 2, with the protein MEKPQHLAHTSLLSLLFLTAVSFTHQAEEVVLLDFASAHGELGWLTDPYNAAWDLLQNVWNDTPIYMYSVCNVVEGDQDNWLRTNWIYRGEAQRIFVELKFTVRDCNSFPEIETSCKETFNLYYVESDFDYGTIFRKNQFKKIDTIAPDEVTKKEDFSSRNVKVNVEVRAVGPLKQKGFYLAFQDVGACVALLSVRVYYKKCPAMVRNMATFPETIAGEDSQALSEVVGSCVENAVAHEPPKMYCNADGEWLVPVGQCMCRAAYEMVNGTCKECKEGFFKSEATNDPCLECPANTQPSETGSTLCPCKDGFYRARSDPATSACSQPPSAPEALTATAMGSMVVLKWMPPSDTGGRSDVTYTVVCERCAWDTGSCKPCESAVHFTRRSPFVQTTVSVMELEPHTNYTFRVEARNGVSDQSASRSIASTVALINETEPPKITSIAMEDQEKTSLTLSWSVPRRQMRSISGYELMYSKKVDQQSYTVLRSDNNFVKVANLQPGTVYVFRVQALMPSGTGFYSETHEFQTLPDKGSNLTLVVGLVVGGVVLLLMLCIFIYIKRRKPSSRARQGPEDIYFTKLPDQLKPLKTYVDPHTYEDPNQAVLKFADEIHPSAITKQKVIGAGEFGEVYKGILKKGRKEISVAIKTLKAGYTESQRIDFLSEASIMGQFSHHNIIHLEGVVTKYKPLMIVTEYMENGALDAYLRRNDGDFSSLQLVGMLRGISSGMKYLSDMNYVHRDLAARNILVNSQLVCKVSDFGLSRVLEDDTEGTYTTSGGKIPIRWTAPEAIAYRKFTSASDVWSFGIVMWEVLSYGERPYWDMSNHEVMKSINEGFRLPAPMDCPSAIYQLMMQCWQQERAKRPKFCDIVNILDKLIRNPDSLKNIADFDPRVSIRLPSTSGTDGMIFRTVNEWLDSIKMGQYLENFMSAGYNTMEHIVQLTTEDVKKIGVRLPGHQKRIAYSILGLQEQASSMGVYTV; encoded by the exons TTGTCCTGTTGGATTTTGCCTCAGCACATGGAGAGCTTGGTTGGCTGACTGACCCCTACAATGCAGCT TGGGATCTTCTTCAGAATGTGTGGAACGACACCCCCATATACATGTACTCTGTGTGCAATGTGGTGGAAGGTGATCAGGACAATTGGTTACGGACTAACTGGATCTACCGCGGAGAAGCTCAGCGAATATTCGTCGAGCTCAAGTTCACTGTGCGCGACTGCAACAGCTTCCCCGAGATAGAGACCTCCTGCAAGGAGACCTTCAACCTCTACTATGTTGAGTCAGATTTCGATTATGGGACAATCTTTAGGAAGAACCAGTTCAAAAAAATTGACACCATAGCGCCCGACGAAGTCACAAAGAAAGAGGACTTTAGCTCCCGAAACGTGAAGGTTAATGTCGAGGTGCGCGCAGTAGGCCCACTGAAGCAGAAAGGCTTTTATTTAGCTTTTCAAGATGTCGGTGCCTGCGTTGCGCtcctgtctgtgcgtgtgtattaCAAGAAGTGCCCAGCCATGGTTCGCAACATGGCCACCTTTCCAGAAACCATAGCTGGCGAGGATTCTCAAGCGCTCTCTGAGGTTGTCGGGTCTTGTGTCGAGAACGCAGTGGCCCATGAGCCTCCGAAGATGTACTGCAATGCTGATGGCGAGTGGTTGGTCCCAGTTGGGCAGTGTATGTGCAGAGCTGCATACGAGATGGTGAATGGTACCTGCAAAG AGTGTAAGGAGGGCTTCTTCAAATCGGAGGCCACCAACGATCCCTGTTTGGAATgtcctgccaacacccagccctcTGAAACTGGTTCCACGTTGTGCCCCTGCAAGGATGGTTTCTATCGAGCACGCAGTGACCCAGCCACCTCTGCATGTTCTC AACCACCGTCTGCACCAGAGGCTCTGACAGCTACCGCCATGGGTTCCATGGTTGTGTTGAAATGGATGCCGCCCAGTGACACCGGGGGCCGCAGTGATGTCACTTACACCGTGGTGTGTGAACGTTGTGCCTGGGACACGGGAAGCTGCAAACCCTGCGAGTCTGCTGTTCACTTTACCCGTCGGTCTCCATTTGTGCAGaccacagtgagtgtgatggagctgGAGCCGCATACCAACTACACCTTCAGGGTCGAAGCAAGGAACGGGGTGTCTGACCAGAGCGCCTCACGCAGTATTGCCAGCACTGTGGCCCTCATCAACGAGACAG AGCCTCCTAAAATCACCTCGATCGCTATGGAGGATCAAGAGAAGACCAGCCTTACCCTGTCCTGGAGCGTTCCCAGACGGCAAATGAGAAGCATTTCTGGCTATGAGCTCATGTACAGCAAAAAG GTGGATCAACAAAGCTACACAGTGCTGCGGTCTGACAATAACTTTGTGAAGGTTGCAAACTTGCAGCCCGGAACGGTGTATGTTTTTCGTGTGCAGGCGCTGATGCCCAGTGGCACTGGGTTTTACAGTGAAACCCATGAGTTCCAGACTCTTCCAGATAAAG GTTCGAATTTGACACTTGTAGTGGGCTTGGTGGTTGGAGGAGTGGTGTTGCTCCTGATGCTGTGCATTTTTATCTATATCAAGCGGAG GAAACCAAGTTCCCGGGCACGTCAGGGACCTGAGGATATTTATTTCACCAAactccctg ACCAGCTGAAGCCTCTGAAGACCTATGTTGATCCACATACATATGAGGACCCAAACCAGGCTGTCTTAAAATTTGCCGATGAGATTCATCCATCTGCGATAACCAAGCAGAAAGTGATTGGAGCTG GTGAATTTGGAGAGGTCTACAAAGGGATTTTGAAGAAGGGACGGAAGGAAATTAGTGTTGCTATTAAAACCCTGAAAGCTGGCTACACAGAGAGCCAAAGGATTGATTTCCTGAGTGAAGCAAGCATCATGGGACAATTCAGTCACCACAACATCATTCACCTGGAGGGTGTTGTGACCAAAT ACAAACCTCTGATGATCGTTACAGAATATATGGAAAATGGAGCACTGGATGCCTATCTCCGG AGAAATGATGGTGACTTCTCTTCTCTCCAACTGGTCGGAATGCTGCGGGGAATTTCATCTGGCATGAAGTATCTTTCCGACATGAATTACGTACACCGGGATCTTGCGGCccgtaacatcctggtgaacagTCAGCTGGTTTGCAAAGTGTCAGACTTTGGGCTCTCTCGAGTTTTGGAAGATGACACAGAGGGGACCTACACCACTAGT GGAGGGAAGATTCCCATCCGCTGGACCGCTCCAGAGGCCATTGCTTATCGGAAGTTTACCTCCGCGAGTGACGTATGGAGCTTTGGCATTGTGATGTGGGAAGTCTTGTCCTACGGCGAGCGGCCTTACTGGGATATGTCCAATCATGAG GTGATGAAATCGATAAATGAAGGATTCCGCTTGCCTGCTCCGATGGACTGCCCCTCTGCCATCTACCAGCTGATGATGCAGTGCTGGCAACAGGAGAGGGCCAAGCGACCCAAATTCTGTGACATTGTCAACATTCTCGACAAATTGATCCGTAATCCTGACTCCCTGAAAAACATTGCAGATTTTGATCCACG AGTATCCATCCGGCTGCCTAGCACAAGTGGTACTGATGGTATGATCTTCCGTACTGTCAATGAGTGGTTGGACTCTATCAAGATGGGACAGTACTTGGAGAATTTTATGTCAGCTGGGTACAACACTATGGAGCATATTGTTCAGCTAACTACAGA aGATGTGAAGAAGATTGGAGTCCGGTTACCAGGGCACCAGAAGCGGATTGCTTACAGCATTCTGGGACTGCAGGAACAGGCTAGCAGCATGGGTGTATACACTGTATGA